From the Saccharomonospora marina XMU15 genome, the window GGCGCAGCCAGATCTGCAGGGCGTGGAACGCCGCCTACGGCGAATGGCGCTGCGGCCCGGTGCACCTGAACGTGCCGTTCCGCGAGCCGCTGGTGCCCGACGGCGACGAGGAGTGGTACGAGCCGCTGGACGGCAGGCCGCGGGGTGCCCGCTGGACGGAGTTACCCGACTTCGGCGCGCTGCCCTCGTTCGTGGTGCCCTCCGCAAGGCAGGGGCTGGTGATCGCTTGCGACGCGGGCGTGCGAGCCGCCAGCGAATGGGCGGAGTCGCACGGCTGGCCGGTGATCGCCGAGACGGGCGGTCTCGGTCTCGGCGGCGCGACCGCGATCCCCGGCGGGCCGTGGCTACTCGCGGTGGAGGAGTTCATCGCGCGGCACAAACCCGAACAGGTGCTGTGCATCGGCCGTCCCACCGTGTTTCGCCAGGTCCAGCAGTTGCTTTCGGACGCTTCCGTCGAGGTGTTGCTGGTGCGGCCCGACTCCGACTGGCCCGCGCCCGCGCACAACGTCCGGCAGGTCGGGCAGTGGTTCGACGAGCCGACCAAACCGGCAGACCCGGAGTGGCTGGCGCGCTGGCGGCGCGCCGACGCCGCCGCCACCGAGGCCGTTCGCGGCACGCTCGCCGAGGAGCCGTGGCCGAGCGGGCTGCGAGTGGCGGCCGAACTGGTGGCCGCTCTGCCGCCGGACTCGCTGCTTGTCGTCGGCTCCTCCAACCCGACCCGCGACGTCGCGCTCGCAGGCGGGTTGCGGCCGGACGTACTGGTGCACCGAAACCGGGGAGTCGCGGGCATCGACGGCACGGTGTCCACCGCCATCGGGGCGGCCACCGTGCACAGGGGACCTTCGTACGCGCTGCTTGGCGACCTGACCTTCCTGCACGACGCCAACGGGCTGCTGACCGGCCCAGCCGAGACCCGGCCCGATCTCACACTCGTCGTACTCAACGACGACGGTGGTGGCATCTTCTCGCTGCTGGAGCAGGGCGCGCCCGAACACAGCCGCAGTTTCGAGCGCGTGTTCGGCACGCCGCACGGCGCCGACCTCGCCGCGCTCTGCGCGGGCTACCGCGTGCCCTACACCCTCGCGGGCACGCTGGAGGAACTCCGCACCGCACTGCGACCGCGACCGGGGCTGCGGGTGGTGGAGGTGCGGGTTGACCGCTCGCGGCATCGGGGCCTGCATCAGCGGCTGAGCTCGGCTGTCGCCTCCGCCGTGCGGGCTCTGCCGTAGCGCCCGGATATGCTCACGGCCGTGGCTGGCAACGTGCGGGCTTTTCGGGTGGGCGTCATCGTGGTGCTCTGCCTGGCCTCGGTCGGCACGCTGCTGTGCGTGACGCTGGTCCTCGGCGCGCTTCGCAACGACCGAGCGATCTCCGGTGATCTCGGCACGGCCACCGCGCAGGTGGAGCAGGTGCTGTTCGACCGGACCCTGATCAGGTTCGAGACCCCGGATGGGGTGGCGCACAGCCCGGAGAACGGCGTGCTGTACCCGGACGGGCTCAGCGCGGGTCAACTGGTGCGCGTCGAGTACGACAGGAGCGACCCGGAACTGGCGAGGATCGCGGGCCGTACGTGGCTGCTGACGCTGCTTCCCGTTGGCAGCACGCTCGTGGGCATCTGGCTCGTGGCGTGGCCGCTGCTGTGGTGGCTGCGCAACCGCGACCGCGCGACGGTGATCTCCCAGCAGTGATCTCCCAGCAGTGACCGCCAAGCGATTACCACCCGATAGGGGCGGCCTCTTCGCGGCTGCCCAGCTGTCAGCGCCGAGAAGCCGCCGACCACCACGAAAGCACCTCTTCGGCCACGCTCGGCACCGTGACCAGCAGCCCGTCGGTCGGCAGCGCACAGCCGCCCGCGCCCTCACCTCGCCGGTCCAGCACCGCGGCCCCCGCCTCGACAGCGACCGCGACCGCCCCCGCGACGTCCCACTCGTGGTAGCTGTGCAGCACGGCCGCCGTCGCGTGGCCGAGTGCCACCTGCGCGATCGAGAGCGCGGCCGAACCGAGCACCCGCACACCGACGCTCGCGGCGGCCGCCCGCTCGATGAACTCACCCATGCCCGGCCACGGGCCCGTGCGGGTCAGCTCGGTGCAGACCAGCGCGCCCGCGCGGCGCCCGGTGTCCACCAACCGCACCGGCCTGCCGTTGACGCGCGCCCCCCGGCCGCGCGCGGCGGTGTAGATGTGGCCCCGATACGGGTCGGCCACCACGCCCACCACCGGCCCAGAACTGTCCAGCAGCGCGAGGCTGTAGGCGCACCACGGCACACCGGCCACGTAGTTGGCGGTTCCGTCGACCGGGTCCACGACCCAGCGGTACTTCGCCTCCTCTGCGCCCACGCCGGCGCCCAGTTCCTGCCCCACCACGGGCATCCCTGGAAACTCCGACGTCAGAACCCGCCGCGTGTGGCGTTCCAGCGTGCGGTCGGTGTCGGTCACCCAGTCGAACGGTGAGTCCTCGGCCTCCGACCGCGCACCCCTGCCCGCGGTCGCCGTGATCACGTCGGTTGCGTCACCCGCGAGGCGCCCGGCCACCTCGAGTGCCCTGGACAGCAGGCCCGGGTCCACCGGGCACCCGGGGCGGGAGGACAGTCGCGTCATGCCGGTCCAGCGTGGCCGCGGCGGGTGTCGGCAACGCGAAGCCGAGGTGACCAACCGCTCGACAGTTGTGAACGTCTCTTCCGGGTGACGAAGAGTTCCCGAGGCGTTGACCGGCTGGTCACGTTCACGTGGTCGCGCGCACCCACCGCACTGCGACAGTTCTGGCCGTGCGCGTCGCCATAGTCACCGAGAGCTTCCTGCCGCAGGTCAACGGCGTCACCAACTCCGTGCTGCGGGTCGTGGAACAGCTGACCCGCCGCGGCCACGACGTGCTGGTGGTCGCCCCCGGCACCGGGCCAACCGAGTACGGCGGAGCACGGGTGGTGCGGGTGCCCTCGCTGCGCCTGCCGGTGGTGAGCTCGTTGCCGGTCGGCGTTCCCACCCGGACCGTGTTCACCGCGCTCGCCGCCTTCCGCGCCGACGTGGTGCACCTGGCCTCGCCGTTCGTCGTCGGCGCTCGTGGCCTTGCCGCGGCGCGCAGGCTCGGGGTGCCGGCTGTGGCCGTGTACCAGACCGACATCGCCGGGTTCGCCTCCGCGTACGGTCTCGGCCTCGCCGCCCGCGCGGCCTGGCGATGGGTGCGCCACGTGCACCGCGGGGCCGACCGCACGCTGGCGCCCTCGACCGACTCGGTGCGGCAGTTGCGTTCCCACGGCGTTCCCCGGGTGCACCGGTGGGGAAGGGGGGTGGATCTGGAACTGTTCCATCCCCGCCGCGACGGCGCCGGGCTGCGGCGACGGCTGGCGCCGGACGGCGAGTTGCTGGTGGGTTTCGTCGGCAGGCTCGCTCCGGAGAAGGAGGTGGACCGGCTCGCGACGCTGTGCGGGCTGCCCGGAGTGCGGGTCGTGGTCGTCGGGGACGGGCCGGAGTCGGCGGTGCTGCGCGAGCGGCTTCCGGGTGCGTTGTTCCTCGGTGCTCGATTCGGCACCGAACTCGCCGAGGCCTACTCAGCCCTGGACGTGTTCGTGCACACCGGGCCGCACGAGACGTTCTGCCAGGCAGTGCAGGAGGCACTGGCAGCAGGCGTGCCGGTGCTCGCCCCCGCGGCGGGCGGCCCGCTCGACCTGGTCGAGCACGGCGTGAATGGCTACCTGCTGCCGCCGCGACGCGAGGAGTTCGGCTGCGCGCTGCCCGGCCTCGTGGAGCGATTACGCGAGCCGCAGCTGCGCGCGAGGCTGGCGCGGGCGGCCCGCGAAAGCGTCGAAGGGCGCTCCTGGCAGGCCGTGTGCGGCCAACTCGTCGCGCACTACCACGCGGTGTGCCTTCCGGTATCGACAGCGGCTTGACATGCACATCGTGCAGCTGGCGAACTTCTACGGACCGCGCTCCGGCGGGCTGCGCACGGCACTGCACCACCTCGGCGAGGGTTACGTCGCCGACGGGCACAGCGTCACGTTGGTCGTGCCCGACGCTCGGCACACCGACGAGGTGCTGACCAACGGGGTGCGCAGGATCGGCCTGCCCGCGCCTCGCATACCGGGAACGGGCGGTTACCGAGCGGTGGACCCCTACCGGGTCCGCGGCCTGCTGCGGCGGCTCGGGCCCGACCGCTTGGAGGTCTCCGACCGGTTGACGCTGCGGGGAATGGGGGTATGGGCTCGCCGCAGGGGGATACGCGCCGTCGTCATCTCGCACGAGCGGCTCGACCGGTTGCTGGAACAGTTCCTGTTGCCCTCGCCGTTGGCGCGCCGTGTCGCCGACGTGGCCAACCGCAGGCTCGCGGCCGGCTACGACCGGGTGGTGTGCACCACGGCGTTCGCCCGCGCCGAGTTCGATCGCATCGAAGCGGGCAACGTGCAGCGGGTACCGCTCGGTGTCGACCTGGGCGAGTTCACCCCCGCCATGCGCGATCCGGGCTGGCGGCGGGAGCTGGCAGGCGGTGCCGACGCCCTGCTCGTCCACTGCGGACGGCTCTCCGCCGAGAAGCACGCCGACCGCAGCGTCGACACGGTGGCGGAACTGATCGACACGGGAACCGCCGTGCGGTTGGTCGTCGCGGGCGACGGGCCCAGCAGGCGCGCCCTCGAGCGCAGGGCACGCGGCCTGCCCGTGACCTTTCTCGGCTTTGTCTCCGACCGCCGTACCGTGGCTACGCTGCTCGCCAGCGCCGACGTGTCGCTGGCGCCGGGCAGGCACGAGACGTTCGGCCTCGCCGCGCTGGAAGCGCTGGCGTCGGGCACCCCGGTGGTGGTGTCGGCGTCGTCGGCGCTGGCGGAACTCGTGCGGCCGGGCTGCGGAGCCGCCGTCGCCGACAGGGCGCCCGCGTTCGCGACCGCGGTCACCGCACTGCTGCACCGGCCGGAGCACGATCGCAGGGCGGCGGCGCGCGAACGGGCAGAGCAGTTCGCCTGGAGCACCTCCGTGCGAGGGATGCTCGCCGCGCTGGGGTAGGGCTGCGTCGCCGGTGACTACACTCCGGTCATGTCCCGTGCGAGTCTCGACAAGAATCCTCGCGAAGTCGCGGCGATGTTCGACGGCGTCGCGAGCGGCTACGACCGCGCCAACTCCGTGATGACGTTCGGCTTCGACCGCAGGTGGCGAATCAGCACGGGCAAGGCGCTCGATGCCCGCCCCGGCGAGCGGGTGCTCGACCTCGCCGCCGGAACCGGCGTCTCCACCAAGGAGTACGCCAGGAGTGGCGCCTGGTGCGTCGCGGCGGACTTCTCACTCGGCATGCTACGCAGCGGCAAGCACAGGGAAGTCCCGATGGTGGCGGCCGACGCGCTGCACCTGCCGTTCGCCGACGACAGCTTCGACGCGGTGACGATCACCTTCGGCTTCCGCAACTTCGTCGACATCTCGGCGGCACTCGCCGAGATCGCCAGGGTGGTGCGTCCTGGTGGGCGGCTGGTGATCTGCGAGGTCTCCACCCCGCCCAACGCGCTCATCCGGCTGCTGCACCAGAAGCTGCTGCTGCGGGTCCTCACGTGGCTGGGTCGCAGGGCCTCGTCGAATCCGGAGGCCTACTCCTACCTCGCCGAGTCGATGCTCGCCTGGCCCGACCAGCGTGGTCTCGCCGAGCTGATCGCGGCTTCGGGCTGGACCAACGTGGAGTGGATGAACCTCACATTCGGGGTCGTTGCCATCCACCGTGCGCGGGTCCCCTCCGTAGACTCGGCCGCATGACCAAGGACCCGGCAGGCCCTCACGGCGCCGACGACATCGCCGACGAGACCGCCGATGTCATCGTCGTGGGCGCGGGACCAGCCGGTTCCACCGCCGCCACCTACCTCGCCCGTGCGGGCCTGGACGTGCTGCTGCTGGAGAAGAGCGAGTTCCCCCGCGACAAGGTGTGCGGTGACGGGCTCACGCCCCGAGGTGTGAAGCAGTTGATCGACCTCGGCATCGACACCAGCGAGGATGCCGGTTGGGTGCACAGCAGGGGGCTGCGCATCCTCACCGCCGAGCTGACGCTGGAACTCGACTGGCCGGAACTCACCAGCTACCCGCCCTACGGCGTGGCCAGAACCCGGCACGACTTCGACGACCTGCTCGCCAGGACCGCCGTGCAGGCCGGGGCGAGGTTGCGCCAGCGCACCACGGTCACCGGCGCGCTCACCCACGAGCGAACCGGCCGGGTGATCGGCGTCGAGGGCAAGGCCGGGCAGGACAAGCGCCCGGTGCGCCACCGCGCGCCGCTGGTGCTGGCCTGCGACGGGGTGTCCGCGAGGCTCGCTCTTTCCGTCGGGATCGACAAGCACGACAAACGGCCCATGGGCGTCGCGGTACGGCGCTACTACAAGAGCCCACGGCATGACGAGCCCTACATCGAAGGCCACCTCGAACTGTGGGATCGCAGCGATCCCCGCGACCCGAAGCTGCTGCCCGGCTACGGCTGGGCGTTCCCGCTCGGCGACGGCACGGTCAACGTCGGCCTCGGCATCCTGTCCACGTCGAAGGCCTTCCGAAACACCGACTACCGCGCGTTGCTGCGGTCGTGGCTGGACTCCACCCCGCCGGAGTGGGGCTACCAGGAGGAGAACGCGATCGGTCGCATCGGCGGCGCGGGCCTTCCGATGGGGTTCAACCGCACACCGCACTACCGGGACGGGCTGTTGCTGGTCGGCGACGCGGGCGGAATGGTGAGCCCGTTCAACGGCGAGGGCATCGCGGCCGCGATGGAGTCGGCGCGACTGGCCGCCGAACACGTCGTGCAGGCACTCGCCCGCCCGGAGGGACCCTCGCGGGAACGGGCGCTGCACGGCTACCCGCGCGCCGTCGGTGAGCTCATGGGCGGCTACTACCAGCTGGGCAACTTGTTCGCCAAGGCCATCGGCAAGCCGCGCGTCATGCGGCTGGCCACGAAGTACGGGCTGCGCATCAACCCGCTGATCCCGCTGGTCTTCAAGGGCATGTCCGGTTGCTACGACACTCGCGGCGGTGACGCTGTCGACCGGCTCGTCACCGTGCTGTCCCGGTTGGCTCCCACCCCTCGTTGACCGCCCGGCCAGGCAGTGGGAAAACTCACAGTACGGCCGTACTCCGAGCTTGCCGCAGTCTGGTCGGCGGTCCCTTTTGTGCTGGTCTCGGGCGGTGTACCCGGAACGTCCGCGCGGCTTCGCGCGCCCCGGATTAGGCGTGCCTTATCTCGGGGGCGCTAGCGACAACGGTGTGAGTGGCGTCCTACACTGCTGCCATGCTTTGTGAATGGCTTCACAACTTCACAGGGAAGCTTGTGAACCTTTTCACAAGCGGCGTGGAGTGCGTCGGCTGCGACCGGGGTGGTGAGCGCGGCGTGTAAGGCTGCCCTAACACCCGGCGGTGTGACCGAAGTCCCTTAGGGTCACGCCCAGGTAGTTGCTCCAACCATGTCCGTTACGCAGCGGCGCGGAAAGGATGGTGCCGCAGTGAACTCCTCGGTTTCCGCGGTAGAGGTGCTGGCGCAGGATGGTGCGGAATCCGGCCTTGGTGTCTTCCTGCCACTGGTCTTGCTGTTCGGCCTCGCGCTGGCATTCGGACTGTTCTCGGTGCTGCTCG encodes:
- the menD gene encoding 2-succinyl-5-enolpyruvyl-6-hydroxy-3-cyclohexene-1-carboxylic-acid synthase, with product MNPSTAQARVLVDELVRNTVSHVVLSPGSRNAPLSLALYDAAAAGKLSLHVRIDERGAAFLALGIAARTGRPVALVCTSGTAAANFHPAVLEADRAGVPLIVLTADRPPELRAAGANQVIDQHALYGGAVRYFDELAVAERRAGQNAYWRSQICRAWNAAYGEWRCGPVHLNVPFREPLVPDGDEEWYEPLDGRPRGARWTELPDFGALPSFVVPSARQGLVIACDAGVRAASEWAESHGWPVIAETGGLGLGGATAIPGGPWLLAVEEFIARHKPEQVLCIGRPTVFRQVQQLLSDASVEVLLVRPDSDWPAPAHNVRQVGQWFDEPTKPADPEWLARWRRADAAATEAVRGTLAEEPWPSGLRVAAELVAALPPDSLLVVGSSNPTRDVALAGGLRPDVLVHRNRGVAGIDGTVSTAIGAATVHRGPSYALLGDLTFLHDANGLLTGPAETRPDLTLVVLNDDGGGIFSLLEQGAPEHSRSFERVFGTPHGADLAALCAGYRVPYTLAGTLEELRTALRPRPGLRVVEVRVDRSRHRGLHQRLSSAVASAVRALP
- a CDS encoding DUF3592 domain-containing protein; amino-acid sequence: MLTAVAGNVRAFRVGVIVVLCLASVGTLLCVTLVLGALRNDRAISGDLGTATAQVEQVLFDRTLIRFETPDGVAHSPENGVLYPDGLSAGQLVRVEYDRSDPELARIAGRTWLLTLLPVGSTLVGIWLVAWPLLWWLRNRDRATVISQQ
- a CDS encoding inositol monophosphatase family protein, which produces MTRLSSRPGCPVDPGLLSRALEVAGRLAGDATDVITATAGRGARSEAEDSPFDWVTDTDRTLERHTRRVLTSEFPGMPVVGQELGAGVGAEEAKYRWVVDPVDGTANYVAGVPWCAYSLALLDSSGPVVGVVADPYRGHIYTAARGRGARVNGRPVRLVDTGRRAGALVCTELTRTGPWPGMGEFIERAAAASVGVRVLGSAALSIAQVALGHATAAVLHSYHEWDVAGAVAVAVEAGAAVLDRRGEGAGGCALPTDGLLVTVPSVAEEVLSWWSAASRR
- a CDS encoding glycosyltransferase family 4 protein; its protein translation is MRVAIVTESFLPQVNGVTNSVLRVVEQLTRRGHDVLVVAPGTGPTEYGGARVVRVPSLRLPVVSSLPVGVPTRTVFTALAAFRADVVHLASPFVVGARGLAAARRLGVPAVAVYQTDIAGFASAYGLGLAARAAWRWVRHVHRGADRTLAPSTDSVRQLRSHGVPRVHRWGRGVDLELFHPRRDGAGLRRRLAPDGELLVGFVGRLAPEKEVDRLATLCGLPGVRVVVVGDGPESAVLRERLPGALFLGARFGTELAEAYSALDVFVHTGPHETFCQAVQEALAAGVPVLAPAAGGPLDLVEHGVNGYLLPPRREEFGCALPGLVERLREPQLRARLARAARESVEGRSWQAVCGQLVAHYHAVCLPVSTAA
- a CDS encoding glycosyltransferase — translated: MHIVQLANFYGPRSGGLRTALHHLGEGYVADGHSVTLVVPDARHTDEVLTNGVRRIGLPAPRIPGTGGYRAVDPYRVRGLLRRLGPDRLEVSDRLTLRGMGVWARRRGIRAVVISHERLDRLLEQFLLPSPLARRVADVANRRLAAGYDRVVCTTAFARAEFDRIEAGNVQRVPLGVDLGEFTPAMRDPGWRRELAGGADALLVHCGRLSAEKHADRSVDTVAELIDTGTAVRLVVAGDGPSRRALERRARGLPVTFLGFVSDRRTVATLLASADVSLAPGRHETFGLAALEALASGTPVVVSASSALAELVRPGCGAAVADRAPAFATAVTALLHRPEHDRRAAARERAEQFAWSTSVRGMLAALG
- a CDS encoding demethylmenaquinone methyltransferase, with product MSRASLDKNPREVAAMFDGVASGYDRANSVMTFGFDRRWRISTGKALDARPGERVLDLAAGTGVSTKEYARSGAWCVAADFSLGMLRSGKHREVPMVAADALHLPFADDSFDAVTITFGFRNFVDISAALAEIARVVRPGGRLVICEVSTPPNALIRLLHQKLLLRVLTWLGRRASSNPEAYSYLAESMLAWPDQRGLAELIAASGWTNVEWMNLTFGVVAIHRARVPSVDSAA
- a CDS encoding geranylgeranyl reductase family protein gives rise to the protein MTKDPAGPHGADDIADETADVIVVGAGPAGSTAATYLARAGLDVLLLEKSEFPRDKVCGDGLTPRGVKQLIDLGIDTSEDAGWVHSRGLRILTAELTLELDWPELTSYPPYGVARTRHDFDDLLARTAVQAGARLRQRTTVTGALTHERTGRVIGVEGKAGQDKRPVRHRAPLVLACDGVSARLALSVGIDKHDKRPMGVAVRRYYKSPRHDEPYIEGHLELWDRSDPRDPKLLPGYGWAFPLGDGTVNVGLGILSTSKAFRNTDYRALLRSWLDSTPPEWGYQEENAIGRIGGAGLPMGFNRTPHYRDGLLLVGDAGGMVSPFNGEGIAAAMESARLAAEHVVQALARPEGPSRERALHGYPRAVGELMGGYYQLGNLFAKAIGKPRVMRLATKYGLRINPLIPLVFKGMSGCYDTRGGDAVDRLVTVLSRLAPTPR